Genomic DNA from Longimicrobiales bacterium:
CGCGATCCATACCGCCGACAGCGCGATGAGGAGCAGGAGACCGGCGACAGCCAGCAGGCGCATGGTTCTGCCCGGCGGGTTCTGCATCCGCTCAATCCTCCTTTTCGTACTTCTTCAGCCGGTTGCGGATCTGGTGGCGGCTCAGCCCCAGCAGCCGACCGGCTTCGGTCTGATTGCCGCGCGCCTGGCGCAGTGCTTCCTCCAGCAGGGCGCGCTCGAGGCCCTCGAGATCGATACCATCCGGTCCGATCGTGATGCCCGCCCTGGGGTGTGTCGCGCCCGTGAGCTCGGGCGGGAGCAGGGCCGGCTCGATCCACTCCTGGTCTGCGAGCAGCACTGCCCGCTCGAGTACGTTGCGCAGCTCGCGGACGTTGCCCGGCCAGTGATAGCCGCTCAGCACGCCGAGTGCATCGGGGGAGAGCCCGCGCACACGCCGGCCGAACTCACGGTTGAACTCGTCGATGAACAGCTTCGCGAGATCGGGCACATCGTCGAGCCGCTCGCGCAGCGGTGGCAGCCGCAGTGGCAGCACCGAGAGGCGATAGAACAGGTCCGCCCGGAAATTGCCCGCGCGCACTTCCTGCTCGAGGTCACGGTTCGTCGCTGCGACCAGTCGCGCATCGACGTGCAGGTCGCGCGTGCCGCCCACACGCCGGAACGTGCGGTCCTCGATGAACTGCAGCAGCTTGCTCTGGAGACGGGGCGAGAGCTCGCCGATCTCGTCGAGAAAGAGTGTGCCTTTGTCCGCCAGCTCGACCAGCCCGCGCTTCATCGCGCGTGCGTCCGTGAACGCGCCCTTCTCGTGGCCGAACAGCTCAGACTCCATGATCGTCTCGGCGAGTGCCGAGGACGTCACGGTCACGAAAGGCCCGTCCGCTCGCGGGCTGAGCCGGTGAATCGCACGCGCGAGCACGCCCTTGCCCGTT
This window encodes:
- a CDS encoding sigma-54 dependent transcriptional regulator → MNTVRILVLDDDSFLRSIIVERLERAGYIVDQADSLKQARARIAQHAPDLALLDVKLPDGEGTELIGELTTLEVPVLMMTAHATVAAAVEALHRGARDYLEKPFSLDRLEAAIARLLEMTALRREVRELRERSAGGTMIGSSAPMREVFALVERIAPADTSTVLILGETGTGKGVLARAIHRLSPRADGPFVTVTSSALAETIMESELFGHEKGAFTDARAMKRGLVELADKGTLFLDEIGELSPRLQSKLLQFIEDRTFRRVGGTRDLHVDARLVAATNRDLEQEVRAGNFRADLFYRLSVLPLRLPPLRERLDDVPDLAKLFIDEFNREFGRRVRGLSPDALGVLSGYHWPGNVRELRNVLERAVLLADQEWIEPALLPPELTGATHPRAGITIGPDGIDLEGLERALLEEALRQARGNQTEAGRLLGLSRHQIRNRLKKYEKED